In Diorhabda carinulata isolate Delta chromosome 6, icDioCari1.1, whole genome shotgun sequence, a single genomic region encodes these proteins:
- the LOC130895662 gene encoding 28S ribosomal protein S30, mitochondrial translates to MSVIRINRSVLQHLLGCRYSSTVIRHEEEYTATPNYPPILDISYKKTRERKTDALYEEIKAVKTVEEKQIKLNMPRYYGYKSYLLYEDKCDYNNLALTQHVTRTHLITNETLPEFYSGINVDEVTNKLKAKIEEAVSIEIDGYQRLHDIKNEDITEAQIEDIISNSLCKQINRIIVNELFTDYSHLKEAQIDWNPRIESSWFVGGMNIPDYIRKSREGSEWRKQFLDNPFDRLMFYIGSPNLALRSKLPLKPIIPHSDSENPDLKVPEFKFDPRVVGITSEQKHIANIPGFWPGDPHKFSLLSFHKRGHIHRNEKYNDPQDNKEAIHRQGILASFGWLQAQANYLGFNTFNDVTYPLVTQTIVTSGKIWSFYAYQLNTIRFCERFYTENPKRNICWALPEMKLFETVENGKVVGFNDEVVKNILKFYMNPPENRLGVNLTPYLSSEEKLSADYKDDEKRQWLEEVYKYVASNRPRHRLGYEVYDWEKIYKIDNKTRFMDKRLRPFELFQNPYRRKLNERFIRYIPRKFREHLKRYQGRFEKDFWP, encoded by the exons ATGAGTGTTATTCGTATAAATCGATCTGTTCTACAACATTTGCTCGGATGTAGATATTCATCGACAGTTATCCGACATGAAGAAGAGTACACTGCAACGCCAAATTACCCTCCGATACTagatatttcatacaaaaagaCACGAGAACGAAAAACCGATGCATTGTATGAAGAAATAAAAGCCGTAAAAACGGTAGaagagaaacaaataaaattaaatatgcCGAGATATTATGGATACAAAAGTTATCTGTTATACGAAGACAAATGCGATTATAATAATTTAGCATTAACACAGCACGTAACTCGTACTCATTTAATAACAAACGAAACGTTACCTGAGTTTTATTCAGGAATTAATGTCGATGAAGTAACTAATAAATTAAAGGCGAAAATAGAAGAAGCAGTTAGCATAGAAATTGATGGCTACCA AAGATTGcatgatattaaaaatgaagatatcaCAGAAGCACAAATTGAAGATATAATAAGTAATTCCttatgtaaacaaataaatagaattatagTAAACGAGTTATTTACAGATTATTCACATTTAAAAGAAGCACAG ATTGATTGGAATCCTAGGATAGAGTCATCTTGGTTTGTTGGTGGAATGAATATTCCGGATTATATAAGAAAATCTAGGGAAGGCAGTGAATGGAGAAAACAATTTCTTGATAATCCTTTTGATAGATTAATGTTTTATATTGGTTCCCCTAATCTAGCATTACG cTCAAAACTACCTTTAAAACCAATAATACCGCATAGTGATTCAGAAAATCCAGATTTGAAGGTAccggaatttaaatttgatcCAAGAGTTGTTGGTATCACCTCAGAACAAAAGCACATTGCTAATATCCCTGGATTTTGGCCTGGTGATCCCCACAAGTTCAGTTTACTATCTTTTCATAAAAGAGGTCACATCCATCGGAATGAAAAGTACAATGACCCTCAAGATAATAAAGAAGCTATACATAGGCAAGGTATATTAGCATCGTTCGGTTGGTTACAAGCTCAAGCTAATTATTTAGGCTTCAATACTTTTAATGATGTAACTTATCCGTTGGTTACTCAAACAATTGTTACTAGTGGGAAAATTTGGTCGTTTTACGCTTATCAGTTGAATACGATACGATTCTGTGAAAG GTTTTACACAGAAAATCCTAAACGTAACATCTGCTGGGCATTAccagaaatgaaattattcgaAACAGTGGAAAATGGGAAAGTTGTCGGTTTCAATGATGaagttgtgaaaaatatattaaaattctaCATGAACCCCCCAGAAAACAGACTGGGAGTTAATTTGACACCGTATTTAAGCAGCGAAGAAAAACTGTCAGCTGATTATAAGGACGATGAAAAGAGACAGTGGTTAGAAGAAGTATATAAATACGTAGCTTCTAATCGCCCCAGACATAGATTAGGTTATGAGGTTTACGATTGGGAGAAGATATACAAGATTGATAATAAAACTAGATTTATGGATAAGAGATTGAGGCCTTTCGAACTCTTCCAAAATCCTTATAGGAGAAAGTTGAATGAAAGATTTATAAGGTATATTCCTAGGAAGTTCAGGGAGCATTTGAAGAGGTATCAAGGAAGATTCGAAAAAGACTTTTGgccttaa
- the LOC130895661 gene encoding protein TAPT1 homolog isoform X1 encodes MQNEKRLRFRSTSKVLFNSDSKIEDMIKHEKCNSEESNHRTKMFSLWTFLNVELTRDYQLDNSEERFSLRREKIYSFMKIPKEVERFMFYGYMQCADAFLFVYTFLPMRVMLALWALVTRPFCKCFGFGRKPNKCILTPAEICDLLKALILLVCSIIMMYLDTNMMYHLIKSQSVIKLYMFFNMLEIGDRLFSSFGQDAIDSLFWTATEPRGRKREHLGTIPHLLFAIIYVVLHGVLVLFQATTINVAINSRNKALLTIMMSNNFVELKGSVFKKFNNNNLFQVSCSDVRERFHLCTLLFIVILQTMREYSWKSERFWVMLPDCLCILLAEMFVDWIKHAFITRFNELNLDVYRDYTTSLAYDVAQTRQKHAFSDHCDLVARRMGFIPLPLGVVTIRVLMHCVKIEDLGSVIILILVFLFLTTLKVLNSLLILARACYLIRQHKMDKTLNSPNNNRCSSPLPSRTRTDTATSPLHPIIDQPRSNKVSQDLDEKIDNVKINPPSIPKDLGPAAIFANSNVDLKNATLNEELLKVEGEDIKIEPVAEDVRRSVPNIISKLPESNIPQEGVTEDNLKRSESEPNLNKTESES; translated from the exons ATGCAAAACGAAAAACGATTACGTTTCAGATCGACATCAAAAGTTCTTTTTAATTCAGATAGTAAAATAGAGGATATGATTAAACATGAAAAGTGTAACAGCGAGGAATCCAATCACAGAA cAAAGATGTTTAGTCTTTGGACGTTTCTGAATGTAGAATTAACTAGAGATTATCAGTTAGATAATTCAGAAGAAAGATTTTCTCTTAGAAGAGagaaaatttattcttttatgaaaattcCAAAAGAAGTAGAGAGGTTTATGTTTTATGGTTATATGCAATGCGCAGATgcctttttatttgtatacaCGTTTCTACCAATGAGGGTCATGTTGGCTTTATGGGCTTTAGTAACTAGACCTTTTTGTAAATGTTTTGg ATTTGGTAGAAAACCAAATAAGTGTATATTAACTCCAGCTGAAATCTGTGATCTTCTAAAGGCTTTGATACTTTTAGTTTGTAGTATAATAATGATGTATTTAGACACAAATATGATGTATCATTTAATTAAGAGTCAATCAGTCATAAAGTTGTACATGTTTTTCAATATGTTGGAAATTG GCGATCGTTTATTTTCATCGTTTGGGCAAGATGCGATAGATTCGTTATTTTGGACTGCTACGGAACCAAGGGGGAGGAAAAGAGAACATTTGGGAACAATACCTCATTTATTATTCGCCATTATATATGTTg TTCTTCATGGTGTTTTGGTGTTATTTCAAGCAACAACAATAAATGTAGCAATTAATTCAAGAAACAAAgctttattaacaataatgatGTCAAATAAc TTTGTCGAATTAAAAGGAAgcgtatttaaaaaatttaacaataacaatCTCTTCCAAGTATCTTGCAGCGATGTACGCGAACGATTCCATTTGTGTACTCTACTTTTCATTGTGATACTCCAAACTATGCGAGAATACTCCTGGAAATCCGAACGGTTCTGGGTGATGTTACCGGATTGTCTTTGCATACTTCTAGCCGAGATGTTTGTAGATTGGATAAAACACGCTTTCATCACTagatttaatgaattaaatttggACGTGTACCGAGATTACACTACTAGTTTAGCTTACGATGTAGCACAAACTAGACAGAAACATGCGTTTTCTGATCACTGTGATTTAGTAGCGAGACGAATGGGATTCATACCTCTACCGTTAGGGGTTGTTACAATCAGAGTATTGATGCATTGCGTTAAAATCGAAGATTTAGGGTCTGTTATCAtattaatattagtatttttatttctaactaCTTTGAAGGTGTTAAATAGTCTTTTGATATTAGCTAGAGCTTGTTATTTGATCAGACAACATAAAATGGATAAAACTTTGAATTCCCCGAATAATAATAGATGTAGTAGTCCTTTACCGTCTCGAACCAGAACTGACACGGCTACCAGTCCTTTACATCCTATAATAGACCAACCCAGGTCTAATAAAGTATCTCAAGATTTAGATGAGAAAATTGATAATGTAAAGATCAATCCTCCATCGATTCCTAAGGATTTAG GTCCTGCTGCTATTTTTGCAAATAGTAACGTGGATTTAAAAAACGCAACACTAAACGAAGAATTACTAAAAGTCGAAGGGGAAGATATTAAAATTGAACCTGTAGCCGAAGACGTTAGAAGAAGCGTTCCGAATATAATATCCAAGCTACCGGAGAGTAATATTCCTCAGGAAGGTGTTACCGAAGATAATTTGAAGAGATCAGAGTCTGAGcctaatttaaataaaacagaGAGTGAGAGttaa
- the LOC130895661 gene encoding protein TAPT1 homolog isoform X2, with translation MFSSHYSCVFLWSAKMFSLWTFLNVELTRDYQLDNSEERFSLRREKIYSFMKIPKEVERFMFYGYMQCADAFLFVYTFLPMRVMLALWALVTRPFCKCFGFGRKPNKCILTPAEICDLLKALILLVCSIIMMYLDTNMMYHLIKSQSVIKLYMFFNMLEIGDRLFSSFGQDAIDSLFWTATEPRGRKREHLGTIPHLLFAIIYVVLHGVLVLFQATTINVAINSRNKALLTIMMSNNFVELKGSVFKKFNNNNLFQVSCSDVRERFHLCTLLFIVILQTMREYSWKSERFWVMLPDCLCILLAEMFVDWIKHAFITRFNELNLDVYRDYTTSLAYDVAQTRQKHAFSDHCDLVARRMGFIPLPLGVVTIRVLMHCVKIEDLGSVIILILVFLFLTTLKVLNSLLILARACYLIRQHKMDKTLNSPNNNRCSSPLPSRTRTDTATSPLHPIIDQPRSNKVSQDLDEKIDNVKINPPSIPKDLGPAAIFANSNVDLKNATLNEELLKVEGEDIKIEPVAEDVRRSVPNIISKLPESNIPQEGVTEDNLKRSESEPNLNKTESES, from the exons ATGTTTTCATCACATTATAGTTGTGTTTTTCTTTGGTCAG cAAAGATGTTTAGTCTTTGGACGTTTCTGAATGTAGAATTAACTAGAGATTATCAGTTAGATAATTCAGAAGAAAGATTTTCTCTTAGAAGAGagaaaatttattcttttatgaaaattcCAAAAGAAGTAGAGAGGTTTATGTTTTATGGTTATATGCAATGCGCAGATgcctttttatttgtatacaCGTTTCTACCAATGAGGGTCATGTTGGCTTTATGGGCTTTAGTAACTAGACCTTTTTGTAAATGTTTTGg ATTTGGTAGAAAACCAAATAAGTGTATATTAACTCCAGCTGAAATCTGTGATCTTCTAAAGGCTTTGATACTTTTAGTTTGTAGTATAATAATGATGTATTTAGACACAAATATGATGTATCATTTAATTAAGAGTCAATCAGTCATAAAGTTGTACATGTTTTTCAATATGTTGGAAATTG GCGATCGTTTATTTTCATCGTTTGGGCAAGATGCGATAGATTCGTTATTTTGGACTGCTACGGAACCAAGGGGGAGGAAAAGAGAACATTTGGGAACAATACCTCATTTATTATTCGCCATTATATATGTTg TTCTTCATGGTGTTTTGGTGTTATTTCAAGCAACAACAATAAATGTAGCAATTAATTCAAGAAACAAAgctttattaacaataatgatGTCAAATAAc TTTGTCGAATTAAAAGGAAgcgtatttaaaaaatttaacaataacaatCTCTTCCAAGTATCTTGCAGCGATGTACGCGAACGATTCCATTTGTGTACTCTACTTTTCATTGTGATACTCCAAACTATGCGAGAATACTCCTGGAAATCCGAACGGTTCTGGGTGATGTTACCGGATTGTCTTTGCATACTTCTAGCCGAGATGTTTGTAGATTGGATAAAACACGCTTTCATCACTagatttaatgaattaaatttggACGTGTACCGAGATTACACTACTAGTTTAGCTTACGATGTAGCACAAACTAGACAGAAACATGCGTTTTCTGATCACTGTGATTTAGTAGCGAGACGAATGGGATTCATACCTCTACCGTTAGGGGTTGTTACAATCAGAGTATTGATGCATTGCGTTAAAATCGAAGATTTAGGGTCTGTTATCAtattaatattagtatttttatttctaactaCTTTGAAGGTGTTAAATAGTCTTTTGATATTAGCTAGAGCTTGTTATTTGATCAGACAACATAAAATGGATAAAACTTTGAATTCCCCGAATAATAATAGATGTAGTAGTCCTTTACCGTCTCGAACCAGAACTGACACGGCTACCAGTCCTTTACATCCTATAATAGACCAACCCAGGTCTAATAAAGTATCTCAAGATTTAGATGAGAAAATTGATAATGTAAAGATCAATCCTCCATCGATTCCTAAGGATTTAG GTCCTGCTGCTATTTTTGCAAATAGTAACGTGGATTTAAAAAACGCAACACTAAACGAAGAATTACTAAAAGTCGAAGGGGAAGATATTAAAATTGAACCTGTAGCCGAAGACGTTAGAAGAAGCGTTCCGAATATAATATCCAAGCTACCGGAGAGTAATATTCCTCAGGAAGGTGTTACCGAAGATAATTTGAAGAGATCAGAGTCTGAGcctaatttaaataaaacagaGAGTGAGAGttaa